DNA from Candidatus Eisenbacteria bacterium:
GAAAGTGTCGTGTCCCGGGGCAAAGACATAGACAAGGAACTTCCGGGACACGACACTAGCTCATGCACACAATTTGAGGAGATTAGGACAGGTGAAAGTATGAACAACATTGGAATCTATGTTGAATTGAAGGACGCCAAGATAAAGAAAGCCAGTTTTGAGATCCTAAGTTTGGTCAATTCATACAATAATAAGGATTCCTCCCTGATTGTAACTACGATTGTGGCCGCTTCGAATGTTGACCATTTTGTTGACCAACTTTCAGAATATGGAGCAAATGAGATAGTACACATTCCTGGTCTTGAGGAGAAGCCATACAATGCTCACTTGTATGCAAAATGTTTGGCGGAGATTGTTAGAACAAATAACATTTCAACCTTTATTGGCTCGCATACCATTCAAGGATGTGATTTACTGCCAAGAGTTGCCGCTGAATTGAAGGCGCCAATGGCAACAGATTGCATTTCCATAGACATTGAAAACTCAAAAGCGAAGAGGCCAATGTATGGAGGAAAAATCATTGCAGAAGTTGTGTTGAAAGGTAATTGCAGGGTTTATTCTCTAAGGCCCAACTCGATAACCCTAAGAAAGGCTGAAAATAGAACAAGCCCGTTGGTTAAGGCTTTCAACGCTGTTGAGATTCCTCTTCTAACGAGAGTAAGAGAAGTGTTGAAGAGTGCAACAAAGGAGATAGATCTAACGGAAGCAGACATCATTATTTCCGGCGGCCGGGGAATGAAAAGCAAAGAGAATTTTGCCTTGCTGGAAGATTTTGCGAGGGAATTCAGTGCTGCGATCGGAGCTTCCAGGGCGGCTGTCGATTCTGGTTATGCTAAACAGTCTATGCAAGTTGGGCAGACCGGGAAAACGGTAAGTCCAAAAGTGTATATCGCCTGCGGAATATCTGGTGCCATTCAACATTTTGCAGGAATGAAAACATCAAAAGTAATTATTGCAATAAACAGGGATGTAAATGCACCTATTTTCAAGAAAGCTGACTATGGAATCGTTGGAGATCTCTTTCAGATAATTCCAATATTGAAAAGAGAGTTATTGAACATTTCTAAGCAATAGTCTCTGTATACCCGCTTTCATTCTCGTCGACGTCCGAGGCACTCATTTCTCTGTTTGGTCGGAGCTGGTGCCCACGAAGAATGTACCGTGCGGAGCGCCAATCCGGTTAGCGGCGCTCGGTGTGAATCCCTCGTTGGTCCGTCCCCTTGCTTCAGCAGGACGTGCTCCTGTGGCAACCGGTGAACTCAATCCTTCAACTGTTTTCGCTGCCGTGCGAAGAGAATATCTGAATTCTATTCAGCGGCCGCTGGAGCATTTGACATCGTTCGTGGACCGGCTTATGTTGGAACAAAACTGGTTTGAATACGGAGGATAGACACATGAAACGCAGTTACAACATTTTCCTTGATGTGGGGACCGGCGGGTGCATGGCGCATGTCCTCGGCAGCCTTCTGGGTTGTAACCGGACTGCCAGGAATCAAACGCGGGCAATTGCAAAGATCAAAGAAGAAATTGTGGCTTATAGCAAATGGCTTCGCGCTCACGGTCAGCGAGCATTTTGCCCGAGTATCAACGAGATCAATCCAATGATTGCGGAAGCGGTTCGCAATCAGGATCCATGGATTGCCGGCGGAACAGCTGCTCTGTTTCAGCCCGAGCGTGAGAGTGTCACGAGTAGAGATATTCAAATGTGCCTTCGCCGTATGTCCTGGAACCGGGAGGACCTGTTGAAGCTGGTTTGTGATTTGCCGGCCGCCCTCATCCGGAGGAAACCGCGCGGCGAACCCCGGTCGATCCAGAACACTCTTTGTCATATTGCTGTGTGCGAGATCTGGTATATTTCACGCCTCGAACGGAAGATCCGGGAGCCCAAAGGGGGGCTTTCGAGGAACCCCTTTAAGCTTCTGGCTCAGACCCGGAAGATTGCCTCAAACGGCCTCCTT
Protein-coding regions in this window:
- a CDS encoding electron transfer flavoprotein subunit alpha/FixB family protein; the encoded protein is ESVVSRGKDIDKELPGHDTSSCTQFEEIRTGESMNNIGIYVELKDAKIKKASFEILSLVNSYNNKDSSLIVTTIVAASNVDHFVDQLSEYGANEIVHIPGLEEKPYNAHLYAKCLAEIVRTNNISTFIGSHTIQGCDLLPRVAAELKAPMATDCISIDIENSKAKRPMYGGKIIAEVVLKGNCRVYSLRPNSITLRKAENRTSPLVKAFNAVEIPLLTRVREVLKSATKEIDLTEADIIISGGRGMKSKENFALLEDFAREFSAAIGASRAAVDSGYAKQSMQVGQTGKTVSPKVYIACGISGAIQHFAGMKTSKVIIAINRDVNAPIFKKADYGIVGDLFQIIPILKRELLNISKQ
- a CDS encoding DinB family protein; this translates as MKRSYNIFLDVGTGGCMAHVLGSLLGCNRTARNQTRAIAKIKEEIVAYSKWLRAHGQRAFCPSINEINPMIAEAVRNQDPWIAGGTAALFQPERESVTSRDIQMCLRRMSWNREDLLKLVCDLPAALIRRKPRGEPRSIQNTLCHIAVCEIWYISRLERKIREPKGGLSRNPFKLLAQTRKIASNGLLSLTPAQRRNVYVPKKWCSPRQRNLGEQWTAKKVLRRLLEHERQHTQYIERLLREQFARQET